In a genomic window of Macaca nemestrina isolate mMacNem1 chromosome 18, mMacNem.hap1, whole genome shotgun sequence:
- the CX3CL1 gene encoding fractalkine precursor, whose product MAPISLSWLLHLATLCHLTVLLAGQHHGVTKCNITCSKMTSKIPVALLIHYQQNQESCGKRAIVLETRQHRLFCADPKEQWVKDAMQHLDRQAAALTRNGGTFEKQIGLVKPRTTLAARGMEESAVPEPEATGESSSLKPTPSSREAQTALGTSPEQSTGVTGSSGTGLPPTPKAQDGGPVGTELFRVPPVSTAAAWQSSAPHQPGPGLWAEGKTSEAPSTQDPSTQASSTQASSTQASTTSSPAPEENTPSEGQPVWGQGQSPRPENSLEREEMGPVPAHTDAFQDWGPGSMAHVSVVPVSSEGTPSREPVVSGSWTPKAEEPIHATMDPQRLGVLITPVPDAQAATRRQAVGLLAFLGLLFCLGVAMFAYQSLQGCPRKMAGEMVEGLRYIPRSCGSNSYVLVPV is encoded by the exons GACAGCACCACGGCGTGACGAAATGCAACATTACGTGCAGCAAGATGACATCAAAGATACCTGTGGCTTTGCTCATCCACTATCAACAGAACCAGGAATCATGCGGCAAACGTGCAATCGT CTTGGAGACGAGACAGCACAGGCTGTTCTGTGCCGACCCGAAGGAACAATGGGTCAAGGACGCGATGCAGCATCTGGACCGCCAGGCTGCTGCTCTGACTCGAAATGGCGGCACCTTCGAGAAGCAGATCGGCCTGGTGAAGCCCAGGACCACCCTTGCCGCCCGGGGAATGGAGGAGTCTGCGGTACCGGAGCCCGAAGCCACAGGCGAAAGCAGTAGCCTGAAGCCAACTCCTTCTTCCCGGGAGGCACAGACGGCCCTGGGGACCTCCCCAGAGCAGTCGACGGGCGTGACTGGTTCCTCAGGGACCGGGCTCCCCCCGACGCCAAAGGCTCAGGATGGAGGGCCTGTGGGCACGGAGCTTTTCCGAGTGCCTCCCGTCTCCACTGCCGCCGCGTGGCAGAGTTCTGCTCCCCACCAACCTGGGCCCGGCCTCTGGGCTGAGGGAAAGACCTCTGaggccccgtccacccaggacccTTCCACCCAGGCCTCCTCCACCCAGGCCTCCTCCACCCAGGCCTCCACTacttcctccccagccccagaGGAGAACACTCCGTCTGAAGGCCAGCCTGTGTGGGGTCAGGGACAGAGCCCCAGGCCAGAGAACTCTCTGGAGCGGGAGGAGATGGGTCCCGTGCCAGCACACACAGATGCCTTCCAGGACTGGGGGCCTGGCAGCATGGCCCACGTCTCTGTGGTCCCTGTCTCCTCGGAAGGAACCCCCAGCAGGGAGCCAGTGGTTTCAGGCAGCTGGACCCCTAAAGCTGAGGAACCCATCCATGCCACCATGGACCCCCAGAGGCTGGGCGTCCTTATCACTCCTGTCCCTGACGCCCAGGCTGCCACCCGGAGGCAGGCAGTGGGGCTGCtggccttccttggcctcctctTCTGCCTGGGGGTGGCCATGTTTGCCTACCAGAGCCTCCAGGGCTGCCCTCGAAAGATGGCGGGAGAGATGGTGGAGGGCCTCCGCTACATCCCCCGGAGCTGTGGTAGTAACTCATATGTCCTGGTGCCCGTGTGA
- the LOC105494026 gene encoding C-C motif chemokine 17 yields MAPLKMLALVILLLGASLQHIHAARGTNVGRECCLKYFKGAIPLRKLKTWYQTSEDCSRDAIVFVTVQNKAICSDPNDKKVKKALKYLQSL; encoded by the exons ATGGCCCCACTGAAGATGCTGGCCCTGGTCATCCTCCTCCTGGGGGCTTCTCTGCAGCACATCCATGCAG CTCGAGGGACCAACGTGGGCCGGGAGTGCTGCCTGAAGTACTTCAAGGGAGCCATTCCCCTTAGAAAGCTGAAGACGTGGTACCAGACATCCGAGGACTGTTCCAGGGATGCCATTGT TTTTGTAACTGTCCAGAACAAGGCCATCTGTTCAGACCCCAACGACAAGAAAGTGAAGAAGGCACTTAAATACCTGCAAAGCCTCTAG